In the Elusimicrobiota bacterium genome, TGATTCCTGTGAACACGTTAATTTCTCCTGGATTTCATATAACCATGAATCAGGTAATCGTCCCCGAGAGGAGTCACGTTTACCTCATGAAGCCGTGGCCCCTCTCCGGGAGAGGCCCACCCGCGACCGTCAACCGACGTGGGTGCTTCCCGTCCCCCCAGAAAAAAGGGGGCCACAAAGAGATAAACCTCATCCACCATTCCTGCGGACAAAAAGAATTCCGCGGTCCGCCCCCCGCCTTCCACCAACAACTGGTTCACCCCCCGTCGCGCCAGGGCGACCAGCGCGTGGCGGGGGCTCATTCCTTCTGGGCCCCGAAGAACCGGGATCACAGAAACCCCCGCGTTCTCCAACCCGCGAACGTTGGCTCGGGTCCCCCCGCTCTCAGATAAAACCCAAACGGGAACATCCCGTCGAAAAACTTTTGCACCGACAGGCAAACGGAGAGACCGAGACAGAACCACCCGAACAGGATCAACACCCTTTCCATGACTTGTCAGGCCCGGGTTGTCCCGACGAACTGTTCCCCCCCCCACCAACACCGCATCCGAGGCGGCCCTCAATTGGTGACCCAACGCACGCGCCCGGGGACCCGTGATCCAGCGGGAAGCCCCTGTCCGCGACGCAATCTTTCCATCCAACGTCTGAGCCATTTTTAAAATCACCCAGGGCCGATCGCGCTTTCCCCGGGAAAAAAATCCAGGATTCAACTGAACGGCCTTTTCCCTCAGGAGGCCACAGTCCACCCGCACCCCTGCACGACGAAGATGAGCGATTCCCCGTCCCGTCAAACGCCGACTGGGATCGGAAACCGCCACCACCACTCGTGCCACACCGGCCCGGGCCACCGCCTCAGCGCACGGAGGGGTCTTTCCCCAATGGGGACAGGGTTCCAAGGTCACATACATTGTGGCCCCGCGGGCCTGAACACCTGCCCGACGTAACGCCAAAATTTCCGCGTGGGGTCCCCCAAACCGCTCGTGCCATCCCTCCCCCACGATACGTTTCCCCCGAGTGATGACACATCCCACACGGGGGTTCGGATGGGCCCCCCCCCCCCGTTCTTCAGCGAGAGAGAGCGCCCGAGACATCATGGTTTGATCAAGAAGACGGTACACGGCCGGGGCGGAAGGGAAACGTCAATGGGAAAATAAAAAAATGAGCATAAAACTCCCGGCCTCAGGACCAACAAAGTTCTCTTAGAGTGGTGGCATTCTAGCTTTTTGGAGGGAGAAGGTTCAATGTCCCTCGACCGGGGGGGCCAGGGAACTTCGGATGGCCCGCTGGAACGTGGCCAAATCAATGGGTTTATGGAGAAGATGCAACCCGCGGTTCTCAATGTCGGCCACGATCGTGCCGTTCAACACGTCCCCCGTCATAAAGAGGAAAAGGGGGCGCGGGTGATTGGACCACAAGCTCCAATTCTCGTACAAAGAGAAACCGGTTCCTTCCCCCAACCGAACATCCGTGACGATCAAATCGAAAGGTTGTTGGGCGGCGTGACCAATGGCGTCTTTTAACGATGCGGCCACTTCCATGTGGTTCCCCTCCGCCTGAATAACTTTCGACAAAAATCCCAGGACATCGGGTTCATCGTCAACCAGAAGGATCGACTTCCCGCGCACGACCGGCAAGGGCGCCGATGGGGCGGAGGACGGCACGGCGGCGTCCGGAGACGCGGGGAGATCAAAGAGGAACGTTGTCCCCTGACCGATCTCCGTAATAAAACCTATTTTCCCTCCATGTTCCTCAACGATCTGTTTGCACACGGGAAGACCCAACCCCGTTCCGCGTCCTTCCGGTTTCGTCGTAAAAAAGGGTTCGAACAACCGCTCCCGGGCCGACTCGGGGACCCCGGGACCATTGTCGGTCACTTCCACATGGATCATTCCCGGTGGTTCTTCCCGGGCGGACACGTGGATGGTCTTCTTCCCCGTGTTGGTCCCCATGGCATCGCAGGCGTTGTTGATGAGATTAACGAACACCTGCTGAACCTGTTGAAGATTTCCCTTCGCGAAAGGAACGCTCTTGGGGATGTCCACTGTCACTTCGATGTGGGCCGCTTTTTTCAATTTGTATTGCAACAATTCCCGGGAAGATTCCACGACGTGGGCCAGGTCTACAGGCCGTTTTTCGATGTCCCCCTGCCGAACAAAAAGCAGTAGGTTTTCGATAATTTTTTGGCACCGCATGGCGTTCTCTGTGATGATGCGCAGATCATTCAAGATGGCCTTGGGGTCTAAGCGCTGCCCCTTATCGGGAGAGGCCAACCGATCCTTCATATCGTCACCTAAAATATCGGAATACCCCACCACCGCCTGCAACGGATTGTTGAGCTCATGAGCGATACCCGAAATGAGTTGTCCTACAGCGGAAAGTTTTTCCGACCGGATGAGTTGCTGTTGCAGCCGACGGGATTCTGTGATGTCGCGGATCACGAGGGTCCATTCCTTGTTCATCCAAAAATCCTGGTGCTGGCCCCCCCAAGAAACCGAAAGCTCCAAAGGTCGACCGTCTTTGGCTTGCCCCGGCAACATAAAATCGCGCACCGATCCTTTTTCCATGACGAGATTGAGCAATTTTTTAAAATCGGCCCCCGCGTTTTTTGGGAAAAGGATGGTCAACGGTTTGCCCAACGCCTCGGGGACCAGGTAACCAAATATTTTTTCCGCGCCACGGTTCCAGGTACTGATCCAATGCTCCCGCGACATACCGATAATGGCTTCGGGCGAATTTTCCAACACCGTGCGTAATTTGGATTCGCTTTCCGCCAGATTCTGGAAAAGGATCGCGTTTTCTAAAGCCAGCCCCACGGCGTTCGCGTACAACATCAGCCCTTCTCGATCGGTTTCCGTAAAGGGGCGTTGGCTATCGAAATTGTCCGCCGTGATGATGCCGAGAACCCGGTCCTTTCCGCAGATAGGGGCCATGCAAAACTCTTGGGTTCTGGCTTCCGAAACAAACGCGGGATTCACCCGATAATCGCCCGAAGGTTCCCGGACGATCACGGCCTGACGGTTCCGGACCACTTCGTTTAAGATGTCGTCCCCTCCAAGAGGCACCCGACGTTTTTTGAAAGCGATTTCCGTAAAACCCGCCGCGTCCGAACCAAAAAGGTATCGTCCCACAATTTCTTTGTGAATGGGATCCACCCAATACATGCCGGTGCGATCGAACGCAAACCCTCGAGCGACCGCCTCCAAGCATGTGCGAAGAACCGTTTCCTCCTCCTGGCGTTGGATGACCGCTTCCTCCATATCGCGCAACGCCGTGACCTGGCGGAGACGCTGTTCCAGCTCTCGGTTGCGGGCCTCCAACGTTCCCGCCATGCGGTTAAATGAAGCCGCCAGAACATCCAACTCGCGACTTTTCAATCCCGGAAATCGAAAGGTTAAATCACCGGAAGCAAATCGTTTGGTTCCCTCCACCATGCTGTGAATCGGGCCCATGAGATCCGACACGCGGGAAACGATGAGCCCCATGAGAAACACCGTCCCCAAGACGGCAAACAGAGCGGTGGCCAAGAAAATATTTCGGAGAGGCCGCGCTAAAAATTCACGGGCCGGCGCGGTGACCACCACCCGCCAACGCCACCCGGTTTCCCCTTCCCGAATGGGCATTTCTCCACGAAAAACCGATTTCGTTCGGGTCCGTTCCAACCCCAACAGTCGGTTTCCGTCAAAATCTTCAATGAAGGCGCCCCCTCCCATGCCGACCTGCACCCCACGTAAAATATCCTCCACGGCGGACATGTCGCAATCGGTCACGATCGCCCCTAAAAACACCCCCGCCTCATCAAAAATAGCTTTCCCGTAGCGCTTGACCAACGGACCGCCCTCCACCGCTTTCTGCAAGGGAGGATCGAACCGTTTCCCCCGACGAATATGGTCCAGGAATTCCAACGGAAAAGACGCTTTATAGCGGTCGGGGTCGATATTGGGGCGGAGAGAACAAACGCGTTTGCCATCGGGAGACACGTAGGCAATGTCGTAATAGACTTTGGCCCGTTGGGCAAAACTTTGGAAATATTTTTCCAGTTCTTTTCGGTAAATGGCCGCTTCTTGCCCTAAACCATAATCTCGATTCTTATTGTAGTCCGCGATCAGCGGGGTTTCCGAAACAGATTCGAGATCGTTGAGTCGTTGGTGAAAAAAATCCTGGAGGGCACGAGCGGTGTTTTGGGCTTCGGCGTTCACCACCTGGTGAACGTTTTCAACAATTTGATGACGGACCAATAAATAACTAAAACCGCCAAACAACACGGTCACAACGATAACGGCCGGGAGAACAGGAGCCAACAAACGCCGGCTCAGGGTCCGACCGCGAAAGAGATGGGCCCATCGACCCAACGTGAGCGCTGGGACCCACCGCATCAGCTTCCACCACAACGCCTTCACTCCGAGAAGCCCTCCTCCCATCACCAGAAAAAAGGCTCTCTGGTGACGCGAACCTCCACCCCCACACTAAGGGATCCGGTCGCCTGGATTCCGCTCCTGATCGTCACAATCTCCTTTTCAAGGGCACAACGTTAACTATAGTTGCTGTTGTACAATAATTCAATGGGTTTGTTTTGGGACATCCCGATAGGGAGATCTTCCTCCTCACTGGGTTTGGATAAACCCTGCTATAATCGCCTTGGCAGGAAACAACCATGACGCGAGGGAGAATTTCATGAATCGTTCGAATTCCGCGAAACAATTCGTGGTGGGCATCGTCGCCTCCGTGATGGCCTGGCCCAGCCAAGCGTTGCCCTTATCCAAGGCTTCCGCTTCAGGGAAGGAGGTTTGGCACCTCAATTGCGGGGCGGAATTCGACTACACCGACCCCCGCCAGAATTGGTGGACCCACGATGAATTCTATAACGACTTGAATCGGTGGGGGTTTGTGAACGGCCAAACCGCCGTTCCCATTTCCCGCCCCATCGCCGGGACCGATCTCGACCCCCTTTACCAAACCCATCGCTTCGGGGGAACCACAATGGAGTATCAGGTCGCGGTGCCCCGGGGCCGATACCGCATCACCCTTCACTTCGCGGAAACGTTCTGGACAGCCCCGAATCGTCGGGTTTTTGATGTGGCCATTGAAGGTGAAACCGTGCTTACAAACCACGACATCTTCGCTGAAAAGGGGTTCGACCGAGCGGACACCCATACCTTTACGCGAAACGTGACCGATGGGGTGTTGACCCTTTCGTTTCCTCAGGTCACAGCCGACAACGCCTTGCTCTGCGGACTTGATGTCGAGGTGGTCTCCCTCTCCGATGATGATTTCCTCGATTTCGTTCAACGAACCCTGTTTCGCTATTTCGAGACCGAGGCGCATCCCGTCACGGGGATCGTGAAAGAAAATGAAAACAGTTTCGCGGGACGATATTCCTCCCTGGGAAACATCGCCGCCACGGGGTTTGGGTTCAGCGTTCTGACCGTGGCGGTAAGCCGAGGGTGGATAACCGCCCAAGCCGCCCGGGATCGCATCATGGCGACGCTGACGCTCTTTGATTCTCTCCAACAGGCCAACAATGATCCCAACAAAAGTTTCCACGGCTTCTGGAACCATTTTGTCCATATGGACACTGGAATGCGTTCCGGGACGTCCGAAATATCAAACATCGATTCGGCGATTTTCATGGCGGGAGCCCTGCAAGCCGGAGAGTATTTCCGAAACACGTATCCCGAAATTAAGACCTTGGCGGAAACCCTCCACGCTCGCATGGAATGGACCATTTGGCTGAACCGCCATCCGGCCGACAATCACCCGGACGACCTCTTCATGTGCCAAGGATGGAACCAGGAGGGGGGAGCCTATCCCAACCCGGGGGAGGGAGGCTACTTCGCCCACGACTATTGGAACCGCTATTCGGAAACAGTAATCATCGACCTCCTGGCCCTAGGGTCCAATTCCTTTCCCCTTCCCGTCTCCGCCTGGACCCAAATGCGGCGGACCTGGGTGAACGATCACGGATACAATTTCATTCACGAACCGCCCCTGTTCACACACCAATTCCAAAACCTCTACTTTGATCTGGGGCCACGCCATGACGGTTGGGCCAATTACGAACTCACCGCCCGAGACGCGACTCTGTACAACCGGGATCTGTGTGAAGAGGACAGCTTTCTGTATGAAAAGAACCGCTGGGGCGTCACCGCCTCTTATGGGCCACCCGGATATTGCGCCCCCGCCAACACTCACTATTGGGCCTACGGAGTCCCCCCCTTCGGGTGCAACGATGGGACAGTAGCCCCGACGGCGGCCTTAACCTCCAT is a window encoding:
- the ribD gene encoding bifunctional diaminohydroxyphosphoribosylaminopyrimidine deaminase/5-amino-6-(5-phosphoribosylamino)uracil reductase RibD, translating into MYRLLDQTMMSRALSLAEERGGGAHPNPRVGCVITRGKRIVGEGWHERFGGPHAEILALRRAGVQARGATMYVTLEPCPHWGKTPPCAEAVARAGVARVVVAVSDPSRRLTGRGIAHLRRAGVRVDCGLLREKAVQLNPGFFSRGKRDRPWVILKMAQTLDGKIASRTGASRWITGPRARALGHQLRAASDAVLVGGGTVRRDNPGLTSHGKGVDPVRVVLSRSLRLPVGAKVFRRDVPVWVLSESGGTRANVRGLENAGVSVIPVLRGPEGMSPRHALVALARRGVNQLLVEGGGRTAEFFLSAGMVDEVYLFVAPFFLGGREAPTSVDGRGWASPGEGPRLHEVNVTPLGDDYLIHGYMKSRRN
- a CDS encoding PAS domain S-box protein, with translation MKALWWKLMRWVPALTLGRWAHLFRGRTLSRRLLAPVLPAVIVVTVLFGGFSYLLVRHQIVENVHQVVNAEAQNTARALQDFFHQRLNDLESVSETPLIADYNKNRDYGLGQEAAIYRKELEKYFQSFAQRAKVYYDIAYVSPDGKRVCSLRPNIDPDRYKASFPLEFLDHIRRGKRFDPPLQKAVEGGPLVKRYGKAIFDEAGVFLGAIVTDCDMSAVEDILRGVQVGMGGGAFIEDFDGNRLLGLERTRTKSVFRGEMPIREGETGWRWRVVVTAPAREFLARPLRNIFLATALFAVLGTVFLMGLIVSRVSDLMGPIHSMVEGTKRFASGDLTFRFPGLKSRELDVLAASFNRMAGTLEARNRELEQRLRQVTALRDMEEAVIQRQEEETVLRTCLEAVARGFAFDRTGMYWVDPIHKEIVGRYLFGSDAAGFTEIAFKKRRVPLGGDDILNEVVRNRQAVIVREPSGDYRVNPAFVSEARTQEFCMAPICGKDRVLGIITADNFDSQRPFTETDREGLMLYANAVGLALENAILFQNLAESESKLRTVLENSPEAIIGMSREHWISTWNRGAEKIFGYLVPEALGKPLTILFPKNAGADFKKLLNLVMEKGSVRDFMLPGQAKDGRPLELSVSWGGQHQDFWMNKEWTLVIRDITESRRLQQQLIRSEKLSAVGQLISGIAHELNNPLQAVVGYSDILGDDMKDRLASPDKGQRLDPKAILNDLRIITENAMRCQKIIENLLLFVRQGDIEKRPVDLAHVVESSRELLQYKLKKAAHIEVTVDIPKSVPFAKGNLQQVQQVFVNLINNACDAMGTNTGKKTIHVSAREEPPGMIHVEVTDNGPGVPESARERLFEPFFTTKPEGRGTGLGLPVCKQIVEEHGGKIGFITEIGQGTTFLFDLPASPDAAVPSSAPSAPLPVVRGKSILLVDDEPDVLGFLSKVIQAEGNHMEVAASLKDAIGHAAQQPFDLIVTDVRLGEGTGFSLYENWSLWSNHPRPLFLFMTGDVLNGTIVADIENRGLHLLHKPIDLATFQRAIRSSLAPPVEGH
- a CDS encoding discoidin domain-containing protein encodes the protein MNRSNSAKQFVVGIVASVMAWPSQALPLSKASASGKEVWHLNCGAEFDYTDPRQNWWTHDEFYNDLNRWGFVNGQTAVPISRPIAGTDLDPLYQTHRFGGTTMEYQVAVPRGRYRITLHFAETFWTAPNRRVFDVAIEGETVLTNHDIFAEKGFDRADTHTFTRNVTDGVLTLSFPQVTADNALLCGLDVEVVSLSDDDFLDFVQRTLFRYFETEAHPVTGIVKENENSFAGRYSSLGNIAATGFGFSVLTVAVSRGWITAQAARDRIMATLTLFDSLQQANNDPNKSFHGFWNHFVHMDTGMRSGTSEISNIDSAIFMAGALQAGEYFRNTYPEIKTLAETLHARMEWTIWLNRHPADNHPDDLFMCQGWNQEGGAYPNPGEGGYFAHDYWNRYSETVIIDLLALGSNSFPLPVSAWTQMRRTWVNDHGYNFIHEPPLFTHQFQNLYFDLGPRHDGWANYELTARDATLYNRDLCEEDSFLYEKNRWGVTASYGPPGYCAPANTHYWAYGVPPFGCNDGTVAPTAALTSMEFTPAPSLAAARFMYFQYKHHIWGRFGFTDSFNVTRPPDNPYISPITLGLDTGPIILGIENHRTGMIKETFMKSPIAIRGLAAAGFTPYDTPLAVASSRQDLAPLAVDGDSATRWAAAELPDPQFIGIDFGQPRSINRVIMKWEAAYAKAYTVQISNDRLQWADIASVENGNGGQDVVAIPTSHTRFVRILCRQRGSPYPYSLWELSAFYDPGAPPEGKAGVTATATVTD